A single genomic interval of Tursiops truncatus isolate mTurTru1 chromosome 1, mTurTru1.mat.Y, whole genome shotgun sequence harbors:
- the TARS2 gene encoding threonine--tRNA ligase, mitochondrial isoform X2, with protein MGLCQRWRRLRIPGLQACGLHTAAVPTPPHWLVERLGLFEQLWTAQVKRLASLAQKEHRTIKISLPGGQKVDAVAWNTTPYQLAQQISSKLADTAVAAQVNGEPYDLERPLETDSDLRFLTFDSAEGKAVFWHSSTHVLGAAAEQLLGAVLCQGPSTGCGFYHDFFLGKERLFVFANSFRCFWKAGFHPMANTQVMLLRGWKPTNPHLSRTIKGSELPVLERICQELAAAAQPFRRLEASQDQLRQLFKDNPFKLHLIEEKVTGPTATVYGCGMLVDLCRGPHLRHTGQIGGLKLLSNSSSLWRFSGTPETLQRVSGISFPTAEELRAWEEWREEAELRDHRRIGKEQELFFFHELSPGSCFFLPRGTRVYNVLVAFIRAEYTRRGFSEVKTPTLFSTKLWELSGHWEHYREDMFALQPPDSDSHAGSQSDHSTSHPTGTLALKPMNCPAHCLMFAHRPRSWRELPLRLADFGALHRAEASGSLGGLTRLRRFQQDDAHIFCAPDQLEAEIRGCLDFLRSVYTVLGFSFRLALSTRPSGFLGEPCLWDQAEQVLQQALEEFGEPWDLNPGDGAFYGPKIDVHLRDALGRPHQCGTIQLDFQLPLRFDLQYKGAEDSWKLEGDLGCTLCDTFPFHPPPPFPPRQAGALERPVLIHRAVLGSVERMLGVLAESCGGKWPLWLSPFQVVVIPVGTEQEEYAREAQRSLQAAGLVGDLDADSGLTLGRRIRRAQLAHYNFQFVVGQKEQSKRTVNIRTRDNRRLGEWDLAEAVQRLLELQNTRVPNAEEIF; from the exons ATGGGGCTGTGTCAGAGGTGGCGGCGGCTTCGGATCCCAGGGTTACAAGCCTGCGGGCTGCACACG GCAGCTGTGCCGACCCCTCCACACTGGTTGGTAGAGCGGCTTGGCCTTTTTGAGCAGCTATGGACTGCTCAGGTAAAGAGGTTAGCAAGCCTGGCACAGAAGGAACACCGGACTATCAAGATATCACTTCCTGGAGGCCAGAAAGTGGATGCTGTGGCATGGAACACAACCCCTTACCAACTAGCCCAGCAGATCAG TTCTAAACTGGCAGATACTGCAGTGGCTGCTCAAGTGAATGGAGAACCTTATGATCTGGAGCGGCCCTTAGAGACAGATTCTGACCTCAGATTTCTGACATTCGATTCTGCAGAGGGGAAAGCA GTATTCTGGCACTCCAGTACCCATGTCCTGGGGGCAGCAGCTGAACAACTTCTAGGTGCTGTTCTCTGTCAAGGTCCAAGCACAGGATGTGGCTTTTACCATGATTTCTTCCTTGGAAAGGAACG TCTGTTTGTCTTTGCCAATAGTTTTAGATGTTTTTGGAAGGCAGGATTTCATCCCATGGCCAACACCCAGGTGATGCTCCTTAGAGGATGGAAGCCAACCAACCCTCATCTTTCCAGGACGATCAAGGGCTCAGAGCTGCCTGTTTTGGAACGGATTTGTCAGGAACTTGCAGCTGCTGCTCAACCCTTCCGGAGACTAGAGGCTTCCCAGGATCAGCTTCGGCAGCTCTTCAAG GATAACCCCTTTAAGCTTCACCTGATCGAGGAGAAAGTGACAGGTCCAACGGCAACAGTATATGG GTGTGGTATGTTGGTTGATCTGTGCAGAGGCCCCCACCTTCGGCATACTGGACAGATTGGAGGCCTGAAGCTGCTATCG AACTCATCGTCCTTATGGAGGTTTTCCGGCACCCCAGAGACACTGCAGAGAGTGTCAGGGATTTCCTTCCCCACTGCAGAGGAGCTGAGGGCCTGGGAAGagtggagggaggaagcagagttACGGGACCACCGGCGCATTGGGAAG GAACAGGAGCTCTTCTTCTTCCATGaactgagccccgggagctgctTCTTCCTGCCTCGAGGGACAAGGGTGTATAATGTACTCGTGGCTTTTATCAGG GCCGAGTACACCCGCCGTGGTTTCTCAGAAGTGAAAACCCCCACGCTGTTTTCTACGAAACTCTGGGAACTGTCAGGGCACTGGGAGCATTACCGGGAAGACATGTTTGCCCTGCAGCCCCCAGACTCTGACAGCCATGCCGGCTCCCAGAGTGACCACTCTACCAGCCATCCCACAGGCACGCTTGCCCTCAAGCCCATGAACTGCCCTGCGCACTG CCTGATGTTCGCCCACCGGCCCAGATCCTGGCGAGAGCTGCCCCTGCGACTGGCCGACTTCGGGGCCTTGCACCGGGCCGAGGCCTCTGGCAGTCTGGGGGGACTGACCCGGCTACGGCGCTTCCAGCAAGATGACGCTCACATCTTCTGTGCACCCGATCAG CTGGAAGCAGAGATCCGAGGCTGTCTTGATTTCCTCCGCTCTGTCTACACTGTCCTTGGGTTCTCCTTCCGCTTGGCACTGTCTACCCGGCCATCTGGCTTCCTGGGAGAGCCTTGCCTTTGGGACCAGGCTGAGCAG GTCCTTCAACAGGCCCTAGAAGAATTTGGAGAACCCTGGGACCTCAACCCTGGAGATGGTGCCTTCTATGGGCCTAAG ATTGACGTGCACCTCCGCGATGCCCTGGGTCGGCCCCATCAGTGTGGGACAATCCAGCTTGACTTCCAACTGCCCCTGAGATTTGACCTCCAGTACAAGGG GGCTGAAGATTCTTGGAAACTGGAAGGTGATCTTGGGTGCACATTGTGTGACACTTTTCCATTCCATCCACCCCCACCTTTCCCTCCAAGGCAGGCGGGGGCCCTGGAGCGTCCAGTCCTCATTCATCGAGCAGTGCTAGGTTCTGTGGAAAGGATGTTGGGAGTGCTGGCGGAAAGCTGCGGGGGAAAATG GCCACTATGGCTGTCACCATTCCAGGTGGTGGTCATACCTGTGGGGACTGAGCAAGAGGAATATGCCAGGGAG GCACAGCGGAGCCTGCAAGCTGCAGGACTGGTTGGCGACCTGGATGCTGACTCCGGACTGACCCTCGGCCGGAGGATCCGCCGGGCTCAGCTTGCCCACTACAATTTTCAGTTCG TGGTTGGCCAGAAAGAGCAGAGTAAGAGAACAGTGAACATTCGGACTCGAGATAATCGTCGACTTGGGGAATGGGACTTGGCCGAGGCTGTACAGCGGCTACTGGAGCTACAGAACACCAGGGTCCCAAATGCTGAAGAAATTTTCTGA
- the TARS2 gene encoding threonine--tRNA ligase, mitochondrial isoform X3 — MGLCQRWRRLRIPGLQACGLHTVREAAVPTPPHWLVERLGLFEQLWTAQVKRLASLAQKEHRTIKISLPGGQKVDAVAWNTTPYQLAQQISSKLADTAVAAQVNGEPYDLERPLETDSDLRFLTFDSAEGKAVFWHSSTHVLGAAAEQLLGAVLCQGPSTGCGFYHDFFLGKERLFVFANSFRCFWKAGFHPMANTQVMLLRGWKPTNPHLSRTIKGSELPVLERICQELAAAAQPFRRLEASQDQLRQLFKDNPFKLHLIEEKVTGPTATVYGCGMLVDLCRGPHLRHTGQIGGLKLLSNSSSLWRFSGTPETLQRVSGISFPTAEELRAWEEWREEAELRDHRRIGKEQELFFFHELSPGSCFFLPRGTRVYNVLVAFIRAEYTRRGFSEVKTPTLFSTKLWELSGHWEHYREDMFALQPPDSDSHAGSQSDHSTSHPTGTLALKPMNCPAHCLMFAHRPRSWRELPLRLADFGALHRAEASGSLGGLTRLRRFQQDDAHIFCAPDQLEAEIRGCLDFLRSVYTVLGFSFRLALSTRPSGFLGEPCLWDQAEQVLQQALEEFGEPWDLNPGDGAFYGPKIDVHLRDALGRPHQCGTIQLDFQLPLRFDLQYKGQAGALERPVLIHRAVLGSVERMLGVLAESCGGKWPLWLSPFQVVVIPVGTEQEEYAREAQRSLQAAGLVGDLDADSGLTLGRRIRRAQLAHYNFQFVVGQKEQSKRTVNIRTRDNRRLGEWDLAEAVQRLLELQNTRVPNAEEIF; from the exons ATGGGGCTGTGTCAGAGGTGGCGGCGGCTTCGGATCCCAGGGTTACAAGCCTGCGGGCTGCACACGGTGCGTGAG GCAGCTGTGCCGACCCCTCCACACTGGTTGGTAGAGCGGCTTGGCCTTTTTGAGCAGCTATGGACTGCTCAGGTAAAGAGGTTAGCAAGCCTGGCACAGAAGGAACACCGGACTATCAAGATATCACTTCCTGGAGGCCAGAAAGTGGATGCTGTGGCATGGAACACAACCCCTTACCAACTAGCCCAGCAGATCAG TTCTAAACTGGCAGATACTGCAGTGGCTGCTCAAGTGAATGGAGAACCTTATGATCTGGAGCGGCCCTTAGAGACAGATTCTGACCTCAGATTTCTGACATTCGATTCTGCAGAGGGGAAAGCA GTATTCTGGCACTCCAGTACCCATGTCCTGGGGGCAGCAGCTGAACAACTTCTAGGTGCTGTTCTCTGTCAAGGTCCAAGCACAGGATGTGGCTTTTACCATGATTTCTTCCTTGGAAAGGAACG TCTGTTTGTCTTTGCCAATAGTTTTAGATGTTTTTGGAAGGCAGGATTTCATCCCATGGCCAACACCCAGGTGATGCTCCTTAGAGGATGGAAGCCAACCAACCCTCATCTTTCCAGGACGATCAAGGGCTCAGAGCTGCCTGTTTTGGAACGGATTTGTCAGGAACTTGCAGCTGCTGCTCAACCCTTCCGGAGACTAGAGGCTTCCCAGGATCAGCTTCGGCAGCTCTTCAAG GATAACCCCTTTAAGCTTCACCTGATCGAGGAGAAAGTGACAGGTCCAACGGCAACAGTATATGG GTGTGGTATGTTGGTTGATCTGTGCAGAGGCCCCCACCTTCGGCATACTGGACAGATTGGAGGCCTGAAGCTGCTATCG AACTCATCGTCCTTATGGAGGTTTTCCGGCACCCCAGAGACACTGCAGAGAGTGTCAGGGATTTCCTTCCCCACTGCAGAGGAGCTGAGGGCCTGGGAAGagtggagggaggaagcagagttACGGGACCACCGGCGCATTGGGAAG GAACAGGAGCTCTTCTTCTTCCATGaactgagccccgggagctgctTCTTCCTGCCTCGAGGGACAAGGGTGTATAATGTACTCGTGGCTTTTATCAGG GCCGAGTACACCCGCCGTGGTTTCTCAGAAGTGAAAACCCCCACGCTGTTTTCTACGAAACTCTGGGAACTGTCAGGGCACTGGGAGCATTACCGGGAAGACATGTTTGCCCTGCAGCCCCCAGACTCTGACAGCCATGCCGGCTCCCAGAGTGACCACTCTACCAGCCATCCCACAGGCACGCTTGCCCTCAAGCCCATGAACTGCCCTGCGCACTG CCTGATGTTCGCCCACCGGCCCAGATCCTGGCGAGAGCTGCCCCTGCGACTGGCCGACTTCGGGGCCTTGCACCGGGCCGAGGCCTCTGGCAGTCTGGGGGGACTGACCCGGCTACGGCGCTTCCAGCAAGATGACGCTCACATCTTCTGTGCACCCGATCAG CTGGAAGCAGAGATCCGAGGCTGTCTTGATTTCCTCCGCTCTGTCTACACTGTCCTTGGGTTCTCCTTCCGCTTGGCACTGTCTACCCGGCCATCTGGCTTCCTGGGAGAGCCTTGCCTTTGGGACCAGGCTGAGCAG GTCCTTCAACAGGCCCTAGAAGAATTTGGAGAACCCTGGGACCTCAACCCTGGAGATGGTGCCTTCTATGGGCCTAAG ATTGACGTGCACCTCCGCGATGCCCTGGGTCGGCCCCATCAGTGTGGGACAATCCAGCTTGACTTCCAACTGCCCCTGAGATTTGACCTCCAGTACAAGGG GCAGGCGGGGGCCCTGGAGCGTCCAGTCCTCATTCATCGAGCAGTGCTAGGTTCTGTGGAAAGGATGTTGGGAGTGCTGGCGGAAAGCTGCGGGGGAAAATG GCCACTATGGCTGTCACCATTCCAGGTGGTGGTCATACCTGTGGGGACTGAGCAAGAGGAATATGCCAGGGAG GCACAGCGGAGCCTGCAAGCTGCAGGACTGGTTGGCGACCTGGATGCTGACTCCGGACTGACCCTCGGCCGGAGGATCCGCCGGGCTCAGCTTGCCCACTACAATTTTCAGTTCG TGGTTGGCCAGAAAGAGCAGAGTAAGAGAACAGTGAACATTCGGACTCGAGATAATCGTCGACTTGGGGAATGGGACTTGGCCGAGGCTGTACAGCGGCTACTGGAGCTACAGAACACCAGGGTCCCAAATGCTGAAGAAATTTTCTGA
- the TARS2 gene encoding threonine--tRNA ligase, mitochondrial isoform X4 has translation MGLCQRWRRLRIPGLQACGLHTVREAAVPTPPHWLVERLGLFEQLWTAQVKRLASLAQKEHRTIKISLPGGQKVDAVAWNTTPYQLAQQISSKLADTAVAAQVNGEPYDLERPLETDSDLRFLTFDSAEGKAVFWHSSTHVLGAAAEQLLGAVLCQGPSTGCGFYHDFFLGKERTIKGSELPVLERICQELAAAAQPFRRLEASQDQLRQLFKDNPFKLHLIEEKVTGPTATVYGCGMLVDLCRGPHLRHTGQIGGLKLLSNSSSLWRFSGTPETLQRVSGISFPTAEELRAWEEWREEAELRDHRRIGKEQELFFFHELSPGSCFFLPRGTRVYNVLVAFIRAEYTRRGFSEVKTPTLFSTKLWELSGHWEHYREDMFALQPPDSDSHAGSQSDHSTSHPTGTLALKPMNCPAHCLMFAHRPRSWRELPLRLADFGALHRAEASGSLGGLTRLRRFQQDDAHIFCAPDQLEAEIRGCLDFLRSVYTVLGFSFRLALSTRPSGFLGEPCLWDQAEQVLQQALEEFGEPWDLNPGDGAFYGPKIDVHLRDALGRPHQCGTIQLDFQLPLRFDLQYKGAEDSWKLEGDLGCTLCDTFPFHPPPPFPPRQAGALERPVLIHRAVLGSVERMLGVLAESCGGKWPLWLSPFQVVVIPVGTEQEEYAREAQRSLQAAGLVGDLDADSGLTLGRRIRRAQLAHYNFQFVVGQKEQSKRTVNIRTRDNRRLGEWDLAEAVQRLLELQNTRVPNAEEIF, from the exons ATGGGGCTGTGTCAGAGGTGGCGGCGGCTTCGGATCCCAGGGTTACAAGCCTGCGGGCTGCACACGGTGCGTGAG GCAGCTGTGCCGACCCCTCCACACTGGTTGGTAGAGCGGCTTGGCCTTTTTGAGCAGCTATGGACTGCTCAGGTAAAGAGGTTAGCAAGCCTGGCACAGAAGGAACACCGGACTATCAAGATATCACTTCCTGGAGGCCAGAAAGTGGATGCTGTGGCATGGAACACAACCCCTTACCAACTAGCCCAGCAGATCAG TTCTAAACTGGCAGATACTGCAGTGGCTGCTCAAGTGAATGGAGAACCTTATGATCTGGAGCGGCCCTTAGAGACAGATTCTGACCTCAGATTTCTGACATTCGATTCTGCAGAGGGGAAAGCA GTATTCTGGCACTCCAGTACCCATGTCCTGGGGGCAGCAGCTGAACAACTTCTAGGTGCTGTTCTCTGTCAAGGTCCAAGCACAGGATGTGGCTTTTACCATGATTTCTTCCTTGGAAAGGAACG GACGATCAAGGGCTCAGAGCTGCCTGTTTTGGAACGGATTTGTCAGGAACTTGCAGCTGCTGCTCAACCCTTCCGGAGACTAGAGGCTTCCCAGGATCAGCTTCGGCAGCTCTTCAAG GATAACCCCTTTAAGCTTCACCTGATCGAGGAGAAAGTGACAGGTCCAACGGCAACAGTATATGG GTGTGGTATGTTGGTTGATCTGTGCAGAGGCCCCCACCTTCGGCATACTGGACAGATTGGAGGCCTGAAGCTGCTATCG AACTCATCGTCCTTATGGAGGTTTTCCGGCACCCCAGAGACACTGCAGAGAGTGTCAGGGATTTCCTTCCCCACTGCAGAGGAGCTGAGGGCCTGGGAAGagtggagggaggaagcagagttACGGGACCACCGGCGCATTGGGAAG GAACAGGAGCTCTTCTTCTTCCATGaactgagccccgggagctgctTCTTCCTGCCTCGAGGGACAAGGGTGTATAATGTACTCGTGGCTTTTATCAGG GCCGAGTACACCCGCCGTGGTTTCTCAGAAGTGAAAACCCCCACGCTGTTTTCTACGAAACTCTGGGAACTGTCAGGGCACTGGGAGCATTACCGGGAAGACATGTTTGCCCTGCAGCCCCCAGACTCTGACAGCCATGCCGGCTCCCAGAGTGACCACTCTACCAGCCATCCCACAGGCACGCTTGCCCTCAAGCCCATGAACTGCCCTGCGCACTG CCTGATGTTCGCCCACCGGCCCAGATCCTGGCGAGAGCTGCCCCTGCGACTGGCCGACTTCGGGGCCTTGCACCGGGCCGAGGCCTCTGGCAGTCTGGGGGGACTGACCCGGCTACGGCGCTTCCAGCAAGATGACGCTCACATCTTCTGTGCACCCGATCAG CTGGAAGCAGAGATCCGAGGCTGTCTTGATTTCCTCCGCTCTGTCTACACTGTCCTTGGGTTCTCCTTCCGCTTGGCACTGTCTACCCGGCCATCTGGCTTCCTGGGAGAGCCTTGCCTTTGGGACCAGGCTGAGCAG GTCCTTCAACAGGCCCTAGAAGAATTTGGAGAACCCTGGGACCTCAACCCTGGAGATGGTGCCTTCTATGGGCCTAAG ATTGACGTGCACCTCCGCGATGCCCTGGGTCGGCCCCATCAGTGTGGGACAATCCAGCTTGACTTCCAACTGCCCCTGAGATTTGACCTCCAGTACAAGGG GGCTGAAGATTCTTGGAAACTGGAAGGTGATCTTGGGTGCACATTGTGTGACACTTTTCCATTCCATCCACCCCCACCTTTCCCTCCAAGGCAGGCGGGGGCCCTGGAGCGTCCAGTCCTCATTCATCGAGCAGTGCTAGGTTCTGTGGAAAGGATGTTGGGAGTGCTGGCGGAAAGCTGCGGGGGAAAATG GCCACTATGGCTGTCACCATTCCAGGTGGTGGTCATACCTGTGGGGACTGAGCAAGAGGAATATGCCAGGGAG GCACAGCGGAGCCTGCAAGCTGCAGGACTGGTTGGCGACCTGGATGCTGACTCCGGACTGACCCTCGGCCGGAGGATCCGCCGGGCTCAGCTTGCCCACTACAATTTTCAGTTCG TGGTTGGCCAGAAAGAGCAGAGTAAGAGAACAGTGAACATTCGGACTCGAGATAATCGTCGACTTGGGGAATGGGACTTGGCCGAGGCTGTACAGCGGCTACTGGAGCTACAGAACACCAGGGTCCCAAATGCTGAAGAAATTTTCTGA
- the TARS2 gene encoding threonine--tRNA ligase, mitochondrial isoform X5: MGLCQRWRRLRIPGLQACGLHTAAVPTPPHWLVERLGLFEQLWTAQVKRLASLAQKEHRTIKISLPGGQKVDAVAWNTTPYQLAQQISSKLADTAVAAQVNGEPYDLERPLETDSDLRFLTFDSAEGKAVFWHSSTHVLGAAAEQLLGAVLCQGPSTGCGFYHDFFLGKERTIKGSELPVLERICQELAAAAQPFRRLEASQDQLRQLFKDNPFKLHLIEEKVTGPTATVYGCGMLVDLCRGPHLRHTGQIGGLKLLSNSSSLWRFSGTPETLQRVSGISFPTAEELRAWEEWREEAELRDHRRIGKEQELFFFHELSPGSCFFLPRGTRVYNVLVAFIRAEYTRRGFSEVKTPTLFSTKLWELSGHWEHYREDMFALQPPDSDSHAGSQSDHSTSHPTGTLALKPMNCPAHCLMFAHRPRSWRELPLRLADFGALHRAEASGSLGGLTRLRRFQQDDAHIFCAPDQLEAEIRGCLDFLRSVYTVLGFSFRLALSTRPSGFLGEPCLWDQAEQVLQQALEEFGEPWDLNPGDGAFYGPKIDVHLRDALGRPHQCGTIQLDFQLPLRFDLQYKGAEDSWKLEGDLGCTLCDTFPFHPPPPFPPRQAGALERPVLIHRAVLGSVERMLGVLAESCGGKWPLWLSPFQVVVIPVGTEQEEYAREAQRSLQAAGLVGDLDADSGLTLGRRIRRAQLAHYNFQFVVGQKEQSKRTVNIRTRDNRRLGEWDLAEAVQRLLELQNTRVPNAEEIF, translated from the exons ATGGGGCTGTGTCAGAGGTGGCGGCGGCTTCGGATCCCAGGGTTACAAGCCTGCGGGCTGCACACG GCAGCTGTGCCGACCCCTCCACACTGGTTGGTAGAGCGGCTTGGCCTTTTTGAGCAGCTATGGACTGCTCAGGTAAAGAGGTTAGCAAGCCTGGCACAGAAGGAACACCGGACTATCAAGATATCACTTCCTGGAGGCCAGAAAGTGGATGCTGTGGCATGGAACACAACCCCTTACCAACTAGCCCAGCAGATCAG TTCTAAACTGGCAGATACTGCAGTGGCTGCTCAAGTGAATGGAGAACCTTATGATCTGGAGCGGCCCTTAGAGACAGATTCTGACCTCAGATTTCTGACATTCGATTCTGCAGAGGGGAAAGCA GTATTCTGGCACTCCAGTACCCATGTCCTGGGGGCAGCAGCTGAACAACTTCTAGGTGCTGTTCTCTGTCAAGGTCCAAGCACAGGATGTGGCTTTTACCATGATTTCTTCCTTGGAAAGGAACG GACGATCAAGGGCTCAGAGCTGCCTGTTTTGGAACGGATTTGTCAGGAACTTGCAGCTGCTGCTCAACCCTTCCGGAGACTAGAGGCTTCCCAGGATCAGCTTCGGCAGCTCTTCAAG GATAACCCCTTTAAGCTTCACCTGATCGAGGAGAAAGTGACAGGTCCAACGGCAACAGTATATGG GTGTGGTATGTTGGTTGATCTGTGCAGAGGCCCCCACCTTCGGCATACTGGACAGATTGGAGGCCTGAAGCTGCTATCG AACTCATCGTCCTTATGGAGGTTTTCCGGCACCCCAGAGACACTGCAGAGAGTGTCAGGGATTTCCTTCCCCACTGCAGAGGAGCTGAGGGCCTGGGAAGagtggagggaggaagcagagttACGGGACCACCGGCGCATTGGGAAG GAACAGGAGCTCTTCTTCTTCCATGaactgagccccgggagctgctTCTTCCTGCCTCGAGGGACAAGGGTGTATAATGTACTCGTGGCTTTTATCAGG GCCGAGTACACCCGCCGTGGTTTCTCAGAAGTGAAAACCCCCACGCTGTTTTCTACGAAACTCTGGGAACTGTCAGGGCACTGGGAGCATTACCGGGAAGACATGTTTGCCCTGCAGCCCCCAGACTCTGACAGCCATGCCGGCTCCCAGAGTGACCACTCTACCAGCCATCCCACAGGCACGCTTGCCCTCAAGCCCATGAACTGCCCTGCGCACTG CCTGATGTTCGCCCACCGGCCCAGATCCTGGCGAGAGCTGCCCCTGCGACTGGCCGACTTCGGGGCCTTGCACCGGGCCGAGGCCTCTGGCAGTCTGGGGGGACTGACCCGGCTACGGCGCTTCCAGCAAGATGACGCTCACATCTTCTGTGCACCCGATCAG CTGGAAGCAGAGATCCGAGGCTGTCTTGATTTCCTCCGCTCTGTCTACACTGTCCTTGGGTTCTCCTTCCGCTTGGCACTGTCTACCCGGCCATCTGGCTTCCTGGGAGAGCCTTGCCTTTGGGACCAGGCTGAGCAG GTCCTTCAACAGGCCCTAGAAGAATTTGGAGAACCCTGGGACCTCAACCCTGGAGATGGTGCCTTCTATGGGCCTAAG ATTGACGTGCACCTCCGCGATGCCCTGGGTCGGCCCCATCAGTGTGGGACAATCCAGCTTGACTTCCAACTGCCCCTGAGATTTGACCTCCAGTACAAGGG GGCTGAAGATTCTTGGAAACTGGAAGGTGATCTTGGGTGCACATTGTGTGACACTTTTCCATTCCATCCACCCCCACCTTTCCCTCCAAGGCAGGCGGGGGCCCTGGAGCGTCCAGTCCTCATTCATCGAGCAGTGCTAGGTTCTGTGGAAAGGATGTTGGGAGTGCTGGCGGAAAGCTGCGGGGGAAAATG GCCACTATGGCTGTCACCATTCCAGGTGGTGGTCATACCTGTGGGGACTGAGCAAGAGGAATATGCCAGGGAG GCACAGCGGAGCCTGCAAGCTGCAGGACTGGTTGGCGACCTGGATGCTGACTCCGGACTGACCCTCGGCCGGAGGATCCGCCGGGCTCAGCTTGCCCACTACAATTTTCAGTTCG TGGTTGGCCAGAAAGAGCAGAGTAAGAGAACAGTGAACATTCGGACTCGAGATAATCGTCGACTTGGGGAATGGGACTTGGCCGAGGCTGTACAGCGGCTACTGGAGCTACAGAACACCAGGGTCCCAAATGCTGAAGAAATTTTCTGA